The Desulfobotulus mexicanus genome has a segment encoding these proteins:
- the dctP gene encoding TRAP transporter substrate-binding protein DctP produces MQKNNVQFLLSLFKKILSLMVLVAFGFILLTLPASGERSLPLMRISVENSPSHVQTKAVRRFAEDLSHKVQGRLHVKFYDSARLYRDAQVLSALASDRLEMAVPGTWHFDRYEPDVGIFLLPAFYGRSAEDMHRVVDGEIGRRVEEKIEKGLRVFVPGRWLDLGHAHLYTNQPVTSKGDLKNLNIRVAGGLANAMRVEALGAKAVMIPWPDLPARLKQGNIDGVLTTHETFRSAKLWNSGLSYVFEDRQYFPQYIPVIRQNFWRRLPEDLQKIIMETWEEHVDEARKEAAEAQKNARKLLLQHGMKIFTPTEKMLSEYRSFLAAHQDEIATALGVNPELYADTMTFLKE; encoded by the coding sequence ATGCAAAAAAACAATGTTCAGTTTTTACTTTCTCTTTTTAAAAAGATCCTTTCCCTGATGGTGCTTGTGGCTTTTGGTTTTATTCTTTTGACTTTGCCTGCATCGGGGGAGAGGTCTTTGCCTCTGATGCGCATATCCGTTGAAAATTCCCCCAGCCATGTACAGACAAAGGCTGTCAGACGTTTTGCAGAAGACCTCAGCCACAAAGTTCAGGGACGCCTCCATGTGAAATTCTATGACAGTGCAAGGCTTTACAGGGATGCTCAGGTTCTCAGTGCCCTTGCCTCGGATCGTCTGGAAATGGCCGTACCCGGAACCTGGCACTTTGACAGATATGAACCCGATGTGGGGATTTTCCTTTTGCCTGCTTTTTATGGTCGCAGTGCCGAAGACATGCACAGGGTTGTGGACGGAGAAATTGGCCGAAGGGTTGAAGAAAAGATTGAAAAGGGTCTCAGGGTTTTTGTTCCCGGCCGCTGGCTGGACCTTGGCCATGCCCACCTTTATACAAACCAGCCTGTAACTTCAAAGGGTGATTTGAAAAATCTGAATATACGTGTTGCTGGCGGTCTTGCCAATGCCATGCGTGTGGAAGCCTTAGGTGCAAAAGCCGTGATGATTCCATGGCCGGATCTGCCCGCAAGACTTAAGCAGGGAAATATAGACGGTGTTCTGACCACCCATGAAACCTTTCGCAGTGCAAAACTGTGGAACTCAGGTCTTTCCTATGTGTTTGAGGACAGGCAGTATTTCCCCCAGTATATACCCGTTATCCGGCAGAATTTCTGGAGAAGACTGCCCGAGGATCTGCAGAAGATCATCATGGAAACCTGGGAGGAGCATGTGGATGAGGCCCGCAAAGAAGCCGCTGAAGCCCAAAAGAATGCCAGAAAGCTTCTTTTACAGCATGGAATGAAAATATTTACTCCTACGGAAAAAATGCTATCGGAGTACAGAAGCTTTCTTGCAGCACATCAGGATGAAATTGCCACAGCCCTTGGGGTGAATCCTGAACTTTATGCTGACACCATGACATTTTTAAAAGAGTAA
- a CDS encoding AAA family ATPase: MHSEIMPAFQQIRNAVLGKDEAIKRCLTCLLAGGHLLIEDLPGIGKTTLAKATARSLGLTFRRIQCTSDMLPGDILGVSIFESKERVFRFHPGPVFTQILLADEINRAGPKTQSALLEAMEENQVSVEGQTHPLPHPFFVMATQNPSEQAGAYPLPESQLDRFLMRISMGYPDRDAEKRILAGEVKNTFLNISPLLSAPKIISFRQEVQQVGFSHALMDYVQDILEYTRRESIFHTGLSPRAGMAIVQASRAWAFLHERDFCLPEDVQAVFPWVSSHRLQKSKDLTGFSPEEMQDLLKKIPLP, encoded by the coding sequence ATGCATTCTGAGATTATGCCTGCTTTTCAACAGATCCGCAATGCTGTTTTAGGAAAAGACGAGGCCATTAAACGCTGCCTTACCTGTCTTTTAGCAGGGGGGCATCTTCTGATTGAAGATCTTCCCGGTATAGGAAAAACCACCCTGGCGAAGGCTACGGCCAGAAGTCTGGGGCTGACATTCCGGAGAATCCAGTGTACCAGCGATATGCTGCCCGGTGATATTCTTGGTGTTTCCATATTTGAAAGCAAGGAAAGGGTATTCAGATTCCATCCCGGTCCTGTTTTTACCCAGATTCTTCTTGCCGATGAAATCAACCGGGCCGGACCTAAAACCCAGAGTGCTCTTCTGGAAGCCATGGAAGAAAATCAGGTTAGCGTTGAAGGACAGACCCATCCCCTGCCCCATCCTTTTTTTGTCATGGCTACCCAGAATCCCAGTGAACAGGCAGGAGCCTATCCACTGCCTGAATCCCAGCTGGACCGCTTTCTCATGCGTATTTCCATGGGATATCCGGACAGAGACGCAGAAAAGCGTATCCTTGCGGGTGAAGTAAAAAATACATTTTTAAATATAAGCCCCCTGCTCTCTGCCCCAAAAATAATATCCTTCAGACAAGAAGTGCAGCAGGTGGGCTTTTCCCATGCCCTCATGGATTATGTTCAGGATATTCTGGAATATACCCGCAGAGAAAGCATTTTCCATACAGGTCTTTCTCCCAGGGCTGGCATGGCCATTGTGCAGGCTTCCAGAGCCTGGGCCTTTCTCCATGAAAGGGATTTTTGCCTTCCCGAAGATGTGCAGGCTGTTTTTCCCTGGGTTTCCAGCCACAGACTCCAGAAATCAAAGGATCTGACGGGTTTCAGCCCTGAAGAAATGCAGGATCTGCTTAAAAAAATTCCTCTGCCGTGA
- a CDS encoding DUF58 domain-containing protein, whose translation MRAEKRKIYILPTPAGLFMGVILLVTLVASLNENNNLGLLLTFFLFSMALCSTFSTHRNLKGIIIESMECPAVFAEDPICIHLQLFSGNHRRTGLELCSRKKTSAMVSMNKNSSGVLELHLPAMTRGIYQLPALSLQCRAPLGLFYAWIRLPHELKAMVYPKPLPGPMPEPEGKGSGKESSGRETQTMGNEDFEGHRSYVPGDPISRIDWKIFSRNRGMHIKNFGGPAQSLVLDYNDFKNMDTEERLSRLCHGILQASSRGLAFGLRLPGKEIKPASSRQHREQCLYLLASFQGEDPVEDLFSMMLNAIGEEKNAFIIKR comes from the coding sequence ATGAGAGCTGAAAAAAGAAAAATTTACATTCTGCCCACCCCTGCCGGTCTTTTCATGGGCGTTATTTTGCTTGTCACCCTTGTGGCATCCCTTAATGAAAACAACAACCTGGGCCTTCTTCTCACTTTTTTCCTCTTCTCCATGGCCCTGTGTTCCACCTTTTCAACCCACAGAAATCTTAAGGGCATCATTATTGAAAGCATGGAATGCCCAGCTGTTTTTGCAGAAGACCCCATATGTATTCATCTCCAGCTTTTCAGTGGAAATCATCGGCGTACCGGCCTTGAACTCTGTAGCCGAAAAAAAACATCAGCTATGGTCAGCATGAATAAAAACAGCAGTGGCGTTCTGGAACTCCACCTGCCAGCCATGACCAGAGGAATTTATCAGCTCCCGGCCCTTTCCCTGCAGTGCAGGGCACCTCTGGGACTTTTTTATGCATGGATACGTCTGCCCCATGAACTGAAAGCCATGGTATACCCAAAACCCCTTCCCGGCCCCATGCCGGAACCAGAAGGCAAAGGTAGTGGAAAAGAATCTTCGGGCAGAGAAACCCAGACCATGGGTAATGAGGATTTTGAAGGGCACAGAAGCTATGTTCCGGGAGATCCCATTTCCCGCATTGACTGGAAAATTTTTTCCAGAAACAGGGGCATGCACATCAAAAATTTCGGAGGCCCCGCACAAAGCCTTGTTCTGGATTACAATGACTTTAAAAATATGGATACGGAAGAGCGACTTTCCCGGCTATGCCACGGCATTCTTCAGGCCTCATCAAGGGGTCTGGCCTTTGGCCTGCGTCTTCCAGGCAAGGAAATAAAACCTGCTTCTTCCAGACAGCACCGGGAACAATGCCTTTATCTTCTGGCCTCCTTTCAGGGAGAAGACCCCGTAGAGGATTTATTTTCCATGATGCTTAATGCCATAGGTGAAGAAAAAAATGCCTTTATCATTAAACGATAA
- a CDS encoding transglutaminase TgpA family protein has protein sequence MPLSLNDKKRLLLPLIFILALSAGPQFLHQPLWLTAVVCLAWLMRLAMAEGFLPLPGKKTLVTFTWIFFIIIIVQSAGTFAQDAGSRLLLIMAALKTFELHQRRDAIALVFIAHLLVLSSLFFSESLAMALYMALALICNHAVLALIHHGKEPIKKMLLQAATLFLLAAPLAIILFVSFPRLSSPLWGIRTPSPSGITGFSDKLQPGSVADLAKSNEPAFRVQFEGPIPSSENRYFRGIVFRNARSGSWLPDREVSPLPTLEEMPKTWMRYSIILEPHQHKWLFALDWPVTHETGSMSLVQGGLIRSKDKVQRRMGYTLESSKENFHLDTPDADDLYLPFDENPKAQALGRKIYEENPEEGKRLEALIAWIQNQPFRYTLNPGLLPSKNSMDAFLFETQQGYCEHFAMGFAILARAAGLPGRIIGGYQGGEINPIGPYLMVKQSDAHAWTEIYLENHGWQRIDPTALIAPVRLDEGGMAASLSEEDRMSIGRSSDSTWFERRIRPLGLFWDSATHLWHRQVLAYTHTRQQEFFSSLWSRIQSAGAFYILGMALASGLLMFWLTKYGMIWLKKRTKKDKVLLAWDILCKKMEKAGIPRAAYEGPMDYAKRIKEIRPDLASAVQPHIKNYVRLRYGSKDPDPEIIQSFLKEVRRFRVSSMQ, from the coding sequence ATGCCTTTATCATTAAACGATAAAAAAAGACTGCTGCTGCCCCTGATCTTCATACTGGCATTATCCGCAGGGCCTCAGTTTCTGCATCAGCCCCTCTGGCTGACCGCTGTAGTCTGCCTTGCATGGCTTATGCGCCTTGCCATGGCCGAGGGTTTTCTTCCCCTGCCCGGAAAGAAAACCCTTGTTACTTTCACATGGATTTTTTTTATTATCATCATTGTGCAGAGTGCAGGCACCTTTGCACAGGATGCAGGCTCCCGCCTTCTTCTCATCATGGCAGCATTGAAAACCTTTGAGCTGCACCAGAGAAGGGATGCCATTGCTCTTGTTTTTATTGCCCATCTGCTGGTACTTTCCAGCCTGTTTTTTTCAGAATCCCTTGCCATGGCCCTTTATATGGCCCTTGCCCTCATATGCAACCACGCTGTCCTTGCCCTGATTCACCACGGGAAAGAGCCCATAAAAAAAATGCTTTTGCAGGCAGCCACCCTTTTTTTACTGGCAGCGCCCCTTGCCATCATCCTCTTTGTTTCCTTTCCAAGGCTTTCAAGTCCCCTATGGGGCATCCGTACCCCCTCTCCTTCCGGCATAACGGGTTTTTCGGATAAGCTGCAACCGGGCAGTGTGGCAGATCTTGCCAAAAGCAATGAACCTGCTTTCCGTGTACAGTTTGAAGGCCCCATTCCATCTTCAGAAAACCGTTATTTCAGAGGCATTGTTTTTCGTAATGCCCGCTCCGGCTCATGGCTTCCGGACAGGGAAGTTTCTCCCCTGCCCACTTTAGAAGAAATGCCAAAAACATGGATGCGCTACAGCATAATCCTGGAACCCCATCAGCATAAATGGCTCTTTGCACTGGACTGGCCTGTAACCCATGAAACAGGTTCCATGTCCCTTGTGCAGGGAGGACTTATACGCAGCAAAGACAAGGTTCAGCGCCGCATGGGTTACACCCTTGAATCTTCAAAGGAGAATTTTCATCTGGACACACCGGATGCTGATGATCTTTATCTGCCTTTCGACGAAAACCCAAAGGCTCAGGCCCTTGGCCGGAAAATATACGAAGAAAACCCGGAAGAAGGCAAAAGACTTGAAGCCCTTATTGCATGGATTCAGAACCAGCCCTTCCGCTACACCCTGAATCCCGGTCTGCTTCCTTCAAAAAACAGCATGGATGCCTTTCTTTTTGAAACACAGCAGGGCTATTGTGAACACTTTGCCATGGGTTTTGCCATCCTTGCCAGGGCAGCGGGGCTTCCCGGACGTATCATAGGCGGATATCAGGGTGGAGAAATAAACCCCATCGGCCCATACCTCATGGTCAAACAGTCCGACGCCCACGCATGGACGGAAATCTATCTTGAAAATCATGGCTGGCAGCGTATTGATCCCACGGCCCTGATTGCCCCCGTCCGTCTGGATGAAGGTGGCATGGCCGCATCCCTTTCCGAAGAAGACCGCATGAGCATTGGCAGAAGCTCTGATTCTACATGGTTTGAAAGAAGAATAAGGCCTCTGGGCCTCTTCTGGGACAGTGCCACCCACCTCTGGCACAGACAGGTGCTGGCCTATACCCATACCCGTCAGCAGGAATTCTTTTCCAGTCTCTGGAGCCGGATACAGAGTGCAGGGGCATTTTATATTCTGGGCATGGCCCTTGCTTCAGGATTATTAATGTTCTGGCTGACAAAATATGGGATGATCTGGCTAAAAAAAAGAACAAAGAAGGATAAAGTGTTGCTGGCCTGGGATATATTATGCAAAAAAATGGAAAAAGCTGGTATTCCCAGAGCTGCCTACGAAGGTCCCATGGATTATGCAAAAAGAATCAAAGAAATAAGGCCTGACCTTGCCAGTGCTGTTCAGCCCCATATAAAAAACTATGTCCGGCTGCGTTATGGAAGCAAAGACCCTGATCCGGAAATCATTCAGAGCTTTTTAAAGGAAGTCAGGCGGTTTAGGGTTTCTTCAATGCAATAA